One window of Paenibacillus sp. FSL K6-3182 genomic DNA carries:
- a CDS encoding ABC transporter substrate-binding protein produces the protein MKNKGKFAALLLISLSIMLSGCKLTTKNDVKESPAPTQGTEAVVDSNPVDIELLGMSSNEADLNIVRDQLTKNGFKVKLNLQADYGSFKSQQDAGNYDIALSSWTTVTGNPDYAVRSLFKTGGDYSILADPEIDKLIDAAGAQTPEEYTETYKQFEQQLVFDKAYIAPLYNSLKAQALNQDVLNKDSVRISKSRSLPWEDVDFKDTSKRAKDALVLQSTMPTLTSLDPIKGNDGSINIINTNMYVRLVNLTDDDKITSEGSLSLNHAIADGNSDYYFILRDDINFAQIKNKLAVDTGERVGADDVIFSLNRAKDKNSVPDHRTFTLHEHINNVELVTDAAALDAVKVSGGSDTVKAALEKGLGSKISALVSDKKQANNKEGKYQVVKLTTTEPFPQVLNYLAHQSAGIVSKKQVESINTYDVAKFDVNKDIPYGDQNTVTEGSAYNNTLFTSGPYILSSKNDYEAIFYKNPAYMKGTENEPNIANIKIRFIKDADSSLSALRSGEIHIYYGVSETKFDVVKGDSKLALQTVQSNAVSYLLFNTKNRPVAESADLRKAVLYSINQDEILAFYNGNKFKAVSTLSPLVNTGMELKADPAKAKEFLNAYKASK, from the coding sequence ATGAAGAACAAAGGCAAATTCGCCGCATTGTTGCTAATCAGTCTTTCGATTATGCTCAGCGGATGCAAATTAACAACAAAGAACGACGTGAAGGAATCACCAGCACCAACGCAAGGAACAGAGGCAGTCGTTGACAGTAACCCAGTAGATATAGAATTGCTTGGCATGAGCTCAAACGAGGCTGACCTTAACATTGTTCGCGATCAGCTTACAAAAAACGGCTTTAAAGTGAAATTGAATCTACAAGCCGATTACGGCAGCTTCAAATCACAGCAGGACGCTGGCAACTATGACATCGCATTGTCCAGCTGGACTACCGTTACAGGTAACCCCGACTATGCAGTACGCTCGCTCTTCAAAACAGGCGGAGACTACAGCATCCTTGCTGATCCGGAAATCGATAAATTGATTGATGCGGCTGGTGCTCAAACGCCAGAAGAGTACACAGAAACGTACAAGCAATTCGAGCAGCAGCTTGTCTTTGACAAGGCTTATATCGCGCCGCTATACAACTCCTTGAAAGCACAGGCCTTGAATCAAGACGTACTGAACAAGGATTCCGTACGCATCTCGAAGTCACGTTCCCTTCCTTGGGAAGATGTTGATTTTAAAGACACTTCAAAGCGTGCAAAAGATGCGCTAGTGCTTCAATCAACTATGCCGACACTGACGTCGCTTGATCCAATCAAAGGCAACGACGGCTCCATCAACATTATTAATACGAATATGTATGTGCGTCTAGTGAATCTAACAGATGATGATAAAATCACTTCCGAAGGTTCCCTATCTTTGAATCATGCGATTGCTGATGGCAATTCCGATTATTACTTTATCCTAAGAGACGATATTAATTTTGCTCAAATCAAAAACAAGCTCGCAGTAGATACTGGCGAACGCGTTGGTGCTGACGATGTAATCTTCTCGTTGAACCGCGCGAAGGACAAAAACTCTGTACCTGACCACCGTACGTTTACTCTTCACGAGCATATCAATAACGTAGAGCTTGTAACGGATGCTGCAGCACTAGATGCGGTTAAGGTTTCCGGTGGCAGCGACACAGTAAAAGCAGCTCTTGAAAAAGGTCTTGGTTCAAAAATTTCCGCTCTCGTATCGGATAAGAAGCAAGCGAACAACAAAGAGGGTAAATACCAAGTCGTTAAGCTTACGACGACTGAGCCTTTCCCGCAAGTACTGAACTACTTGGCTCACCAATCGGCAGGTATCGTGTCCAAGAAACAAGTAGAGAGCATCAACACGTACGATGTAGCTAAATTCGATGTGAACAAAGATATTCCTTACGGCGACCAAAATACGGTAACAGAAGGCAGCGCGTATAACAACACATTGTTTACAAGCGGTCCTTACATCCTGTCCTCCAAAAATGATTACGAGGCAATTTTCTACAAAAACCCTGCGTATATGAAGGGTACAGAAAATGAGCCGAATATCGCTAATATTAAAATCCGCTTTATCAAAGACGCAGACAGCAGCTTGTCCGCGCTCCGCAGTGGTGAGATTCACATCTACTACGGCGTATCCGAGACGAAATTTGACGTTGTGAAGGGCGACAGCAAGCTGGCGCTTCAAACCGTACAAAGCAATGCTGTTTCTTACTTGCTGTTCAATACAAAAAATCGTCCAGTTGCAGAAAGCGCAGACCTGCGGAAAGCAGTTCTATACTCCATCAACCAGGATGAAATCTTGGCATTCTACAATGGCAACAAGTTCAAAGCCGTTTCCACGCTTAGCCCGCTTGTGAATACAGGCATGGAGCTGAAAGCTGATCCGGCG